In Dioscorea cayenensis subsp. rotundata cultivar TDr96_F1 chromosome 26, TDr96_F1_v2_PseudoChromosome.rev07_lg8_w22 25.fasta, whole genome shotgun sequence, the following proteins share a genomic window:
- the LOC120253194 gene encoding transcription repressor OFP14, with the protein MGRNKSLKKSIRIYFSKLKKPIPNSSGASKLLSVCKYPKTPSFAVDRDLSEERDQAATLSDIDRFLYENFHSLYAGGGASESSSESPRFTDPLPDSIRSSGRFFVFPGASNSLVEEARLSAASSLSEQGPVVPGGGVAVMTFSKDPYDDFRRSMQDMVNARHVDPDQPLDWDFMEELLFCFLELNDRTVHKYILRAFTDLTVSFRRKAPASRREVPAARRRTVREREGM; encoded by the coding sequence atGGGAAGGAACAAGAGTCTTAAAAAGTCCATAAGGATCTATTTCTCCAAACTAAAGAAACCAATTCCCAACTCCAGCGGAGCCAGCAAACTCCTCTCCGTTTGTAAGTACCCAAAGACGCCGTCTTTCGCCGTGGACCGTGACCTCTCCGAAGAACGAGATCAGGCGGCCACTCTCTCAGACATAGATCGTTTCCTCTACGAGAATTTTCACTCACTCTACGCCGGTGGAGGAGCATCGGAGTCCAGCTCCGAGTCACCGAGATTCACTGACCCGTTGCCGGACTCCATACGCTCCTCTGGCAGGTTCTTCGTGTTCCCCGGCGCTTCAAACTCGTTGGTGGAGGAGGCGAGGCTGAGCGCGGCGTCGTCGTTGTCGGAGCAGGGGCCGGTAGTGCCCGGTGGTGGGGTGGCGGTGATGACGTTCTCTAAGGACCCTTACGATGACTTCCGGAGATCCATGCAAGACATGGTGAACGCTCGACACGTGGACCCGGATCAACCGTTGGATTGGGACTTCATGGAGGAGCTGTTGTTCTGCTTCTTGGAGCTCAATGATCGAACGGTGCATAAGTACATACTTAGAGCCTTCACTGATCTGACGGTTAGTTTTCGCCGGAAGGCTCCGGCTAGCCGGCGTGAGGTTCCGGCAGCAAGAAGGAGGACGGTTAGAGAGAGGGAGGGGATGTGA
- the LOC120253230 gene encoding regulator of telomere elongation helicase 1 homolog isoform X1, with product MPIYKIRGIDVEFPFEAYDCQIVYMEKVIQSLQENCNALLESPTGTGKTLCLLCASLAWRRSLGEFSTTVSEEKGCSSESQRSGSQSMERPRSHLPVIVYTSRTHSQLKQVIRELKASNYRPKMAVLGSREQMCIHDEVHLLRGRAQNNACHYLCKKRRCQHHNRVSDYMKNHPELGNEPFDIEDLVNIGRTKRVCPYYVSRDLHKMVDILFAPYNYLIDPGNRRSLTGIDWRNTVLIFDEAHNLESICADAASFELPTGYLTACISEAKQCVDLCIRKREIYQSADKESDPDNYAILKALLLKLEKRIYEVPITSKELGFTRPGHYIYEFLEELNITYETASMLILTIDDATTLLEEGNTGENVTAKETKGTVCRLESIRDILNIIFRDGGKSHAKYYRFHVQESLPSISDSSKGKMSRTLNWWCFNPGLAMEEFVRMGVRSIILTSGTLSPLDTFALELNLEFPVRLENPHVISPSQIWVGVVPSGPSSYTFNSSYRNRDSLDYKQELGNAIVNFARIVPDGLLVFFPSYYLMDQCLDCWKNMNHASSTDFKTIWERICKNKKPVIEPKQSALFQHAIEDFEAKLRDRSNSGAIFFAVCRGKVSEGLDFADHAGRAVVITGMPFSMKTDPKIRLKRDYLDQHALSQKGHSKVLTGEEWYVQQATRAVNQAVGRVIRHRHDYGAIIFCDERFTRQSHQCQMSYWLRPYVQCYNKFGDVAFGLTKFFRDKVSSSLVKPKTTDRISAFNAVEITESSDDDLICVSDQPKLQTEVQDKVTLPLDKLLLPKLPHSLTSTVDHSSRKPLSSVLALSRGSTHCQTDKFVPANRSHLSCKKDLMSGQTKEQAFNENRPEVGHVKYLCKQDSEMVALSNDLPCQLRSGDAAPVSFKKAKLSETGVDATRYEDDASLKSLYKTNLSSLPQNSCVGSASIHSKPILKLPSCRPAEVGTYDKERKTLHAQAGSSGISNVEIVGKHSSDKSNKESCTSAPCGREDARGAAFLVQVQQKLSVEEYTEFVDLMKALKSKTMKVMPVLESIARLFSAPGRFFLLERFKDFVPPKYRPLYEQHIRSNCAADAK from the exons ATGCCGATCTACAAGATAAGGGGGATCGATGTTGAATTCCCCTTCGAGGCCTACGATTGCCAGATCGTTTACATGGAGAAGGTCATCCAATCTTTGCAAGAG AATTGCAATGCTTTATTGGAGAGTCCTACCGGAACGGGGAAAACCCTGTGCTTATTGTGCGCCTCATTGGCTTGGAGGAGAAGTTTGGGTGAGTTCTCAACTACAGTGAGTGAAGAGAAGGGTTGTTCTTCAGAGAGCCAGCGTTCTGGAAGCCAATCGATGGAAAGGCCAAGATCACACCTTCCTGTCATTGTTTATACATCTCGCACTCACAGCCAGCTGAAGCAAGTCATCCGGGAGCTGAAAGCAAGCAATTACAG GCCCAAAATGGCAGTTTTAGGTTCTCGGGAGCAAATGTGCATTCATGATGAAGTGCATTTGTTAAGAGGCAGGGCACAAAATAATGCGTGCCATTACCTGTGCAAGAAACGTAGATGCCAACATCATAATCGTGTCTCTG ACTACATGAAGAACCATCCGGAGCTTGGAAATGAGCCTTTTGACATTGAAGATTTGGTCAATATTGGAAGGACAAAGAGAGT ATGCCCGTATTATGTATCACGAGACCTTCACAAGATGGTTGATATTTTGTTTGCGCCATACAATTATCTTATTGATCCTGGAAACCGGAGGTCTCTTACAGGCATTGACTGGCGTAACACTGTGCTAATATTTGATGAAGCACACAACCTG GAGAGTATCTGTGCGGATGCTGCATCGTTCGAATTGCCCACTGGTTATCTGACAGCTTGCATTTCTGAAGCAAAACAATGTGTTGACCTTTGTATTAGAAAAAGGGAAATTTACCAATCAGCTGATAAAGAATCTGATCCAGATAATTATGCTATTCTTAAAG CCCTTCTGCTGAAGCTTGAGAAGAGGATCTATGAAGTTCCTATTACATCTAAAGAGTTGGGTTTTACACGTCCTGGGCATTATATATATGAGTTCCTAGAAGAGCTGAACATCACATATGAAACAGCTAGTATGCTTATTCTTACAATTGATGATGCTACTACACTTCTTGAGGAAG GAAATACTGGAGAAAATGTAAcagcaaaagaaacaaagggCACAGTGTGCAGATTAGAGAGCATTAGAGATATTCTTAATATTATCTTTAGAGATGGTGGAAAAAGTCATGCAAAGTACTATCGA TTTCATGTACAGGAAAGCCTGCCAAGTATCAGTGATTCCTCAAAAG GTAAAATGTCTAGAACACTTAATTGGTGGTGTTTTAACCCTGGTCTTGCTATGGAAGAGTTTGTAAGAATGGGTGTGCGTTCTATCATATTGACATCTGGCACTTTATCTCCCTTGGACACATTTGCACTGGAACTAAACCT AGAATTTCCAGTCAGGTTGGAGAACCCTCATGTCATATCTCCCAGTCAAATATGGGTAGGAGTTGTGCCTAGCGGACCTTCTAGCTATACATTTAATTCGTCTTACAGGAATCGTGACTCTCTGGATTACAAACAAGAACTTGGGAATGCTATTG TTAATTTTGCTCGAATTGTACCtgatggattacttgttttcttcCCGTCATACTATCTTATGGATCAGTGCCTTGATTGCTGGAAAAATATG AATCATGCCAGCTCAACAGATTTCAAAACAATCTGGGAAAGGATTTGCAAGAATAAAAAACCTGTCATAGAGCCTAAGCAATCAGcactttttcaacatgctattGAG GATTTTGAAGCAAAGCTGCGTGATCGTTCCAATTCTGGGGCAATCTTTTTTGCTGTTTGTCGTGGCAAG GTAAGTGAAGGTTTGGATTTTGCTGACCATGCTGGGAGAGCGGTGGTCATTACTGGCATGCCATTTTCTATGAAGACTGATCCCAAG ATTCGTCTCAAACGTGATTACTTGGATCAGCATGCCCTATCCCAGAAAGGACATTCTAAG GTGCTGACTGGTGAGGAGTGGTATGTCCAGCAAGCTACAAGGGCTGTGAATCAGGCTGTCGGGCGGGTTATTAGACACCGTCATGATTATGGTGCAATAATTTTCTGTGATGAGAG GTTCACACGACAAAGTCATCAATGCCAAATGTCATATTGGCTACGACCCTATGTTCAA TGCTACAACAAGTTTGGTGATGTAGCTTTTGGGTTGACTAAATTCTTTCGAGATAAAGTCTCTTCCAGTCTTGTGAAACCAAAAACAACTGATAGAATAAGCGCTT TCAATGCAGTGGAAATAACTGAGTCTTCAGATGATGATCTAATATGTGTATCGGATCAACCAAAGTTGCAAACCGAAGTTCAAG ATAAGGTTACACTACCTCTTGACAAACTGCTCTTACCAAAACTCCCCCATTCTTTG ACATCAACAGTTGATCATTCCTCAAGAAAGCCGTTGTCATCTGTACTTGCTCTGAGTAGGGGCAGCACTCATTGTCAGACAGATAAGTTTGTTCCCGCTAATCGCTCACATCTTTCTTGTAAGAAAGATTTGATGTCAGGCCAAACAAAAGAACAGGCTTTCAATGAGAACCGACCAGAAGTTGGCCATGTGAAATACCTTTGTAAGCAGGATAGTGAGATGGTTGCTTTGAGCAATGATTTACCATGTCAGCTTCGTAGTGGTGACGCTGCACCTGTTTCTTTTAAAAAGGCTAAGCTATCTGAAACTGGGGTTGATGCAACCAGATATGAAGATGATGCATCTTTGAAGAGCTTATACAAAACTAACCTAAGCAGTCTGCCTCAGAATTCTTGCGTAGGCAGCGCAAGTATCCACAGTAAACCAATCTTAAAACTTCCATCATGTCGACCTGCAGAAGTCGGAACTTATGACAAGGAACGAAAAACACTACATGCTCAAGCTGGTTCTTCAGGGATATCCAATGTTGAAATAGTTGGGAAGCATTCTTCAGACAAGAGCAATAAGGAGTCATGTACTTCAGCACCTTGTGGCCGCGAGGACGCCAGAGGTGCTGCTTTCCTAGTGCAG GTTCAACAAAAACTTTCTGTTGAGGAATACACGGAGTTTGTAGATTTAATGAAGGCATTGAAATCCAAGACCATGAAGGTTATGCCGGTATTGGAGTCGATTGCTAGATTGTTCTCTGCCCCTGGGaggttttttcttcttgaaag GTTCAAGGACTTCGTCCCACCTAAATATCGTCCTTTATATGAACAACATATCAGATCCAATTGTGCAGCAGATGCCAAATGA
- the LOC120253230 gene encoding regulator of telomere elongation helicase 1 homolog isoform X2 gives MPIYKIRGIDVEFPFEAYDCQIVYMEKVIQSLQENCNALLESPTGTGKTLCLLCASLAWRRSLGEFSTTVSEEKGCSSESQRSGSQSMERPRSHLPVIVYTSRTHSQLKQVIRELKASNYRPKMAVLGSREQMCIHDEVHLLRGRAQNNACHYLCKKRRCQHHNRVSDYMKNHPELGNEPFDIEDLVNIGRTKRVCPYYVSRDLHKMVDILFAPYNYLIDPGNRRSLTGIDWRNTVLIFDEAHNLESICADAASFELPTGYLTACISEAKQCVDLCIRKREIYQSADKESDPDNYAILKALLLKLEKRIYEVPITSKELGFTRPGHYIYEFLEELNITYETASMLILTIDDATTLLEEGNTGENVTAKETKGTVCRLESIRDILNIIFRDGGKSHAKYYRFHVQESLPSISDSSKGKMSRTLNWWCFNPGLAMEEFVRMGVRSIILTSGTLSPLDTFALELNLEFPVRLENPHVISPSQIWVGVVPSGPSSYTFNSSYRNRDSLDYKQELGNAIVNFARIVPDGLLVFFPSYYLMDQCLDCWKNMNHASSTDFKTIWERICKNKKPVIEPKQSALFQHAIEDFEAKLRDRSNSGAIFFAVCRGKVSEGLDFADHAGRAVVITGMPFSMKTDPKIRLKRDYLDQHALSQKGHSKVLTGEEWYVQQATRAVNQAVGRVIRHRHDYGAIIFCDERFTRQSHQCQMSYWLRPYVQCYNKFGDVAFGLTKFFRDKVSSSLVKPKTTDRISALEITESSDDDLICVSDQPKLQTEVQDKVTLPLDKLLLPKLPHSLTSTVDHSSRKPLSSVLALSRGSTHCQTDKFVPANRSHLSCKKDLMSGQTKEQAFNENRPEVGHVKYLCKQDSEMVALSNDLPCQLRSGDAAPVSFKKAKLSETGVDATRYEDDASLKSLYKTNLSSLPQNSCVGSASIHSKPILKLPSCRPAEVGTYDKERKTLHAQAGSSGISNVEIVGKHSSDKSNKESCTSAPCGREDARGAAFLVQVQQKLSVEEYTEFVDLMKALKSKTMKVMPVLESIARLFSAPGRFFLLERFKDFVPPKYRPLYEQHIRSNCAADAK, from the exons ATGCCGATCTACAAGATAAGGGGGATCGATGTTGAATTCCCCTTCGAGGCCTACGATTGCCAGATCGTTTACATGGAGAAGGTCATCCAATCTTTGCAAGAG AATTGCAATGCTTTATTGGAGAGTCCTACCGGAACGGGGAAAACCCTGTGCTTATTGTGCGCCTCATTGGCTTGGAGGAGAAGTTTGGGTGAGTTCTCAACTACAGTGAGTGAAGAGAAGGGTTGTTCTTCAGAGAGCCAGCGTTCTGGAAGCCAATCGATGGAAAGGCCAAGATCACACCTTCCTGTCATTGTTTATACATCTCGCACTCACAGCCAGCTGAAGCAAGTCATCCGGGAGCTGAAAGCAAGCAATTACAG GCCCAAAATGGCAGTTTTAGGTTCTCGGGAGCAAATGTGCATTCATGATGAAGTGCATTTGTTAAGAGGCAGGGCACAAAATAATGCGTGCCATTACCTGTGCAAGAAACGTAGATGCCAACATCATAATCGTGTCTCTG ACTACATGAAGAACCATCCGGAGCTTGGAAATGAGCCTTTTGACATTGAAGATTTGGTCAATATTGGAAGGACAAAGAGAGT ATGCCCGTATTATGTATCACGAGACCTTCACAAGATGGTTGATATTTTGTTTGCGCCATACAATTATCTTATTGATCCTGGAAACCGGAGGTCTCTTACAGGCATTGACTGGCGTAACACTGTGCTAATATTTGATGAAGCACACAACCTG GAGAGTATCTGTGCGGATGCTGCATCGTTCGAATTGCCCACTGGTTATCTGACAGCTTGCATTTCTGAAGCAAAACAATGTGTTGACCTTTGTATTAGAAAAAGGGAAATTTACCAATCAGCTGATAAAGAATCTGATCCAGATAATTATGCTATTCTTAAAG CCCTTCTGCTGAAGCTTGAGAAGAGGATCTATGAAGTTCCTATTACATCTAAAGAGTTGGGTTTTACACGTCCTGGGCATTATATATATGAGTTCCTAGAAGAGCTGAACATCACATATGAAACAGCTAGTATGCTTATTCTTACAATTGATGATGCTACTACACTTCTTGAGGAAG GAAATACTGGAGAAAATGTAAcagcaaaagaaacaaagggCACAGTGTGCAGATTAGAGAGCATTAGAGATATTCTTAATATTATCTTTAGAGATGGTGGAAAAAGTCATGCAAAGTACTATCGA TTTCATGTACAGGAAAGCCTGCCAAGTATCAGTGATTCCTCAAAAG GTAAAATGTCTAGAACACTTAATTGGTGGTGTTTTAACCCTGGTCTTGCTATGGAAGAGTTTGTAAGAATGGGTGTGCGTTCTATCATATTGACATCTGGCACTTTATCTCCCTTGGACACATTTGCACTGGAACTAAACCT AGAATTTCCAGTCAGGTTGGAGAACCCTCATGTCATATCTCCCAGTCAAATATGGGTAGGAGTTGTGCCTAGCGGACCTTCTAGCTATACATTTAATTCGTCTTACAGGAATCGTGACTCTCTGGATTACAAACAAGAACTTGGGAATGCTATTG TTAATTTTGCTCGAATTGTACCtgatggattacttgttttcttcCCGTCATACTATCTTATGGATCAGTGCCTTGATTGCTGGAAAAATATG AATCATGCCAGCTCAACAGATTTCAAAACAATCTGGGAAAGGATTTGCAAGAATAAAAAACCTGTCATAGAGCCTAAGCAATCAGcactttttcaacatgctattGAG GATTTTGAAGCAAAGCTGCGTGATCGTTCCAATTCTGGGGCAATCTTTTTTGCTGTTTGTCGTGGCAAG GTAAGTGAAGGTTTGGATTTTGCTGACCATGCTGGGAGAGCGGTGGTCATTACTGGCATGCCATTTTCTATGAAGACTGATCCCAAG ATTCGTCTCAAACGTGATTACTTGGATCAGCATGCCCTATCCCAGAAAGGACATTCTAAG GTGCTGACTGGTGAGGAGTGGTATGTCCAGCAAGCTACAAGGGCTGTGAATCAGGCTGTCGGGCGGGTTATTAGACACCGTCATGATTATGGTGCAATAATTTTCTGTGATGAGAG GTTCACACGACAAAGTCATCAATGCCAAATGTCATATTGGCTACGACCCTATGTTCAA TGCTACAACAAGTTTGGTGATGTAGCTTTTGGGTTGACTAAATTCTTTCGAGATAAAGTCTCTTCCAGTCTTGTGAAACCAAAAACAACTGATAGAATAAGCGCTT TGGAAATAACTGAGTCTTCAGATGATGATCTAATATGTGTATCGGATCAACCAAAGTTGCAAACCGAAGTTCAAG ATAAGGTTACACTACCTCTTGACAAACTGCTCTTACCAAAACTCCCCCATTCTTTG ACATCAACAGTTGATCATTCCTCAAGAAAGCCGTTGTCATCTGTACTTGCTCTGAGTAGGGGCAGCACTCATTGTCAGACAGATAAGTTTGTTCCCGCTAATCGCTCACATCTTTCTTGTAAGAAAGATTTGATGTCAGGCCAAACAAAAGAACAGGCTTTCAATGAGAACCGACCAGAAGTTGGCCATGTGAAATACCTTTGTAAGCAGGATAGTGAGATGGTTGCTTTGAGCAATGATTTACCATGTCAGCTTCGTAGTGGTGACGCTGCACCTGTTTCTTTTAAAAAGGCTAAGCTATCTGAAACTGGGGTTGATGCAACCAGATATGAAGATGATGCATCTTTGAAGAGCTTATACAAAACTAACCTAAGCAGTCTGCCTCAGAATTCTTGCGTAGGCAGCGCAAGTATCCACAGTAAACCAATCTTAAAACTTCCATCATGTCGACCTGCAGAAGTCGGAACTTATGACAAGGAACGAAAAACACTACATGCTCAAGCTGGTTCTTCAGGGATATCCAATGTTGAAATAGTTGGGAAGCATTCTTCAGACAAGAGCAATAAGGAGTCATGTACTTCAGCACCTTGTGGCCGCGAGGACGCCAGAGGTGCTGCTTTCCTAGTGCAG GTTCAACAAAAACTTTCTGTTGAGGAATACACGGAGTTTGTAGATTTAATGAAGGCATTGAAATCCAAGACCATGAAGGTTATGCCGGTATTGGAGTCGATTGCTAGATTGTTCTCTGCCCCTGGGaggttttttcttcttgaaag GTTCAAGGACTTCGTCCCACCTAAATATCGTCCTTTATATGAACAACATATCAGATCCAATTGTGCAGCAGATGCCAAATGA
- the LOC120253230 gene encoding regulator of telomere elongation helicase 1 homolog isoform X3, whose translation MPIYKIRGIDVEFPFEAYDCQIVYMEKVIQSLQENCNALLESPTGTGKTLCLLCASLAWRRSLGEFSTTVSEEKGCSSESQRSGSQSMERPRSHLPVIVYTSRTHSQLKQVIRELKASNYRPKMAVLGSREQMCIHDEVHLLRGRAQNNACHYLCKKRRCQHHNRVSDYMKNHPELGNEPFDIEDLVNIGRTKRVCPYYVSRDLHKMVDILFAPYNYLIDPGNRRSLTGIDWRNTVLIFDEAHNLESICADAASFELPTGYLTACISEAKQCVDLCIRKREIYQSADKESDPDNYAILKALLLKLEKRIYEVPITSKELGFTRPGHYIYEFLEELNITYETASMLILTIDDATTLLEEGNTGENVTAKETKGTVCRLESIRDILNIIFRDGGKSHAKYYRFHVQESLPSISDSSKGKMSRTLNWWCFNPGLAMEEFVRMGVRSIILTSGTLSPLDTFALELNLEFPVRLENPHVISPSQIWVGVVPSGPSSYTFNSSYRNRDSLDYKQELGNAIVNFARIVPDGLLVFFPSYYLMDQCLDCWKNMNHASSTDFKTIWERICKNKKPVIEPKQSALFQHAIEDFEAKLRDRSNSGAIFFAVCRGKVSEGLDFADHAGRAVVITGMPFSMKTDPKIRLKRDYLDQHALSQKGHSKVLTGEEWYVQQATRAVNQAVGRVIRHRHDYGAIIFCDERFTRQSHQCQMSYWLRPYVQCYNKFGDVAFGLTKFFRDKVSSSLVKPKTTDRISAFNAVEITESSDDDLICVSDQPKLQTEVQDINS comes from the exons ATGCCGATCTACAAGATAAGGGGGATCGATGTTGAATTCCCCTTCGAGGCCTACGATTGCCAGATCGTTTACATGGAGAAGGTCATCCAATCTTTGCAAGAG AATTGCAATGCTTTATTGGAGAGTCCTACCGGAACGGGGAAAACCCTGTGCTTATTGTGCGCCTCATTGGCTTGGAGGAGAAGTTTGGGTGAGTTCTCAACTACAGTGAGTGAAGAGAAGGGTTGTTCTTCAGAGAGCCAGCGTTCTGGAAGCCAATCGATGGAAAGGCCAAGATCACACCTTCCTGTCATTGTTTATACATCTCGCACTCACAGCCAGCTGAAGCAAGTCATCCGGGAGCTGAAAGCAAGCAATTACAG GCCCAAAATGGCAGTTTTAGGTTCTCGGGAGCAAATGTGCATTCATGATGAAGTGCATTTGTTAAGAGGCAGGGCACAAAATAATGCGTGCCATTACCTGTGCAAGAAACGTAGATGCCAACATCATAATCGTGTCTCTG ACTACATGAAGAACCATCCGGAGCTTGGAAATGAGCCTTTTGACATTGAAGATTTGGTCAATATTGGAAGGACAAAGAGAGT ATGCCCGTATTATGTATCACGAGACCTTCACAAGATGGTTGATATTTTGTTTGCGCCATACAATTATCTTATTGATCCTGGAAACCGGAGGTCTCTTACAGGCATTGACTGGCGTAACACTGTGCTAATATTTGATGAAGCACACAACCTG GAGAGTATCTGTGCGGATGCTGCATCGTTCGAATTGCCCACTGGTTATCTGACAGCTTGCATTTCTGAAGCAAAACAATGTGTTGACCTTTGTATTAGAAAAAGGGAAATTTACCAATCAGCTGATAAAGAATCTGATCCAGATAATTATGCTATTCTTAAAG CCCTTCTGCTGAAGCTTGAGAAGAGGATCTATGAAGTTCCTATTACATCTAAAGAGTTGGGTTTTACACGTCCTGGGCATTATATATATGAGTTCCTAGAAGAGCTGAACATCACATATGAAACAGCTAGTATGCTTATTCTTACAATTGATGATGCTACTACACTTCTTGAGGAAG GAAATACTGGAGAAAATGTAAcagcaaaagaaacaaagggCACAGTGTGCAGATTAGAGAGCATTAGAGATATTCTTAATATTATCTTTAGAGATGGTGGAAAAAGTCATGCAAAGTACTATCGA TTTCATGTACAGGAAAGCCTGCCAAGTATCAGTGATTCCTCAAAAG GTAAAATGTCTAGAACACTTAATTGGTGGTGTTTTAACCCTGGTCTTGCTATGGAAGAGTTTGTAAGAATGGGTGTGCGTTCTATCATATTGACATCTGGCACTTTATCTCCCTTGGACACATTTGCACTGGAACTAAACCT AGAATTTCCAGTCAGGTTGGAGAACCCTCATGTCATATCTCCCAGTCAAATATGGGTAGGAGTTGTGCCTAGCGGACCTTCTAGCTATACATTTAATTCGTCTTACAGGAATCGTGACTCTCTGGATTACAAACAAGAACTTGGGAATGCTATTG TTAATTTTGCTCGAATTGTACCtgatggattacttgttttcttcCCGTCATACTATCTTATGGATCAGTGCCTTGATTGCTGGAAAAATATG AATCATGCCAGCTCAACAGATTTCAAAACAATCTGGGAAAGGATTTGCAAGAATAAAAAACCTGTCATAGAGCCTAAGCAATCAGcactttttcaacatgctattGAG GATTTTGAAGCAAAGCTGCGTGATCGTTCCAATTCTGGGGCAATCTTTTTTGCTGTTTGTCGTGGCAAG GTAAGTGAAGGTTTGGATTTTGCTGACCATGCTGGGAGAGCGGTGGTCATTACTGGCATGCCATTTTCTATGAAGACTGATCCCAAG ATTCGTCTCAAACGTGATTACTTGGATCAGCATGCCCTATCCCAGAAAGGACATTCTAAG GTGCTGACTGGTGAGGAGTGGTATGTCCAGCAAGCTACAAGGGCTGTGAATCAGGCTGTCGGGCGGGTTATTAGACACCGTCATGATTATGGTGCAATAATTTTCTGTGATGAGAG GTTCACACGACAAAGTCATCAATGCCAAATGTCATATTGGCTACGACCCTATGTTCAA TGCTACAACAAGTTTGGTGATGTAGCTTTTGGGTTGACTAAATTCTTTCGAGATAAAGTCTCTTCCAGTCTTGTGAAACCAAAAACAACTGATAGAATAAGCGCTT TCAATGCAGTGGAAATAACTGAGTCTTCAGATGATGATCTAATATGTGTATCGGATCAACCAAAGTTGCAAACCGAAGTTCAAG ACATCAACAGTTGA